In Equus quagga isolate Etosha38 chromosome 14, UCLA_HA_Equagga_1.0, whole genome shotgun sequence, one DNA window encodes the following:
- the DIRAS1 gene encoding GTP-binding protein Di-Ras1 codes for MPEQSNDYRVVVFGAGGVGKSSLVLRFVKGTFRDTYIPTIEDTYRQVISCDKSVCTLQITDTTGSHQFPAMQRLSISKGHAFILVFSVTSKQSLEELGPIYQLIVQIKGSVEDIPVMLVGNKCDETQREVDTREAQAVAREWKCAFMETSAKMNYNVKELFQELLTLETRRNMSLNIDGKRSSKQKRTDRIKGKCVLM; via the coding sequence ATGCCCGAACAGAGCAATGACTACCGAGTGGTGGTGTTCGGGGCGGGCGGAGTGGGCAAGAGCTCTCTCGTGCTACGCTTCGTGAAGGGTACTTTCCGGGACACCTACATCCCCACCATCGAGGACACCTACCGGCAGGTGATCAGCTGCGACAAGAGCGTGTGCACACTGCAGATCACCGACACCACGGGCAGCCACCAGTTCCCCGCCATGCAGCGGCTGTCCATCTCCAAGGGCCACGCCTTCATCCTGGTCTTCTCGGTCACCAGCAAGCAGTcgctggaggagctggggcccATCTACCAGCTCATCGTGCAGATCAAGGGCAGCGTGGAGGACATCCCCGTCATGCTGGTGGGAAACAAGTGCGACGAGACGCAGCGGGAGGTGGACACCCGCGAGGCCCAGGCCGTGGCGCGGGAGTGGAAATGCGCCTTCATGGAGACCTCGGCCAAGATGAATTACAACGTCAAGGAGCTCTTCCAGGAGCTGCTCACACTGGAGACGCGCCGGAACATGAGCCTGAACATCGACGGTAAGCGCTCCAGCAAGCAGAAGAGGACAGACCGCATCAAGGGCAAGTGCGTCCTCATGTGA